A DNA window from Gossypium raimondii isolate GPD5lz unplaced genomic scaffold, ASM2569854v1 Contig00268, whole genome shotgun sequence contains the following coding sequences:
- the LOC128037716 gene encoding uncharacterized protein LOC128037716 codes for MKEEEIVKQYSDRIMAVVNSIRLLGEQFSEARIVEKVTSTLPERYEAKISSLEDSRDLTSISLTELINALYAQEQRRASKLEEHQERAFQEKTKLPRAPLPTKPKAEARVAEEGSDHEEQVFSISCSATKEKASKGWLIDSGCTNHMTPDAAIFKSIDRSFKTKVKVGNDHFIKKSLLSIAQLLEKGYSVVFKGKECQIDDPNGSRLMSVTMADKSFVVDWTNDLNSSYIASSDESKLWHQRLGHANF; via the exons ATGAAGGAGGAAGAAATAGTCAAGCAGTATTCAGATAGGATTATGGCTGTGGTAAATAGCATAAGGCTTCTTGGAGAGCAGTTCAGTGAAGCAAGAATTGTGGAGAAAGTGACCTCAACCTTACCTGAGAGGTATGAGGCAAAAATATCTTCCCTCGAAGACTCAAGGGACTTGACCAGCATTTCATTGACAGAGTTAATCAATGCTCTTTATGCACAAGAGCAAAGAAGAGCCAGTAAACTGGAGGAGCACCAAGAACGTGCCTTCCAAGAAAAAACCAAACTGCCTCGAGCACCTCTACCTACAAAG CCAAAGGCTGAAGCTCGAGTAGCAGAAGAAGGAAGTGACCATGAAGAGCaagttttttcaatttcatgctCAGCCACTAAAGAAAAGGCTTCAAAGGGTTGGCTCATTGACAGTGGTTGCACCAATCATATGACACCAGATGCTGCCATCTTCAAGTCAATTGATAGAAGCTTCAAAACAAAGGTGAAAGTAGGAAATGACCACTTCATCAAG AAATCTCTGCTCAGCATAGCTCAGCTACTAGAGAAAGGCTATTCCGTTGTGTTCAAAGGCAAGGAGTGCCAAATCGATGATCCAAATGGATCTAGGCTCATGTCAGTCACTATGGCTGATAAAAGTTTTGTTGTTGACTGGACAAATGACTTAAACTCATCCTACATAGCCTCATCGGATGAATCTAAGCTTTGGCATCAAAGGCTTGGTCATGCCAACTTCTGA
- the LOC105796878 gene encoding major allergen Pru ar 1-like, giving the protein MGGFAKEAEVSTSLPPAKAFKAFAEDLDTLLPKVAPQAIKSVERLEGDGGPGTIKKITFAEGYGFSYAKHRVDVLDKDNLLYTYVVIESDFFNNMVEKISYETKFVAAADGGTSIKVTTTFYTIGDIQITLDLMLQIKEASEKRALILKAIENYVLANPGA; this is encoded by the exons ATGGGTGGTTTTGCAAAAGAAGCAGAGGTTAGTACATCACTTCCCCCAGCCAAGGCATTTAAGGCATTTGCTGAAGATCTGGACACCCTATTGCCCAAGGTTGCCCCACAAGCAATCAAGAGTGTGGAACGCCTTGAAGGAGATGGTGGCCCTGGAACTATAAAGAAGATCACCTTTGCTGAAG GGTATGGATTCAGTTATGCGAAACACAGAGTAGATGTGTTAGACAAAGACAACTTGTTGTACACTTACGTTGTGATCGAAAGCGACTTTTTTAACAACATGGTGGAGAAAATCAGCTACGAGACAAAGTTTGTAGCAGCAGCAGATGGAGGAACAAGTATTAAGGTAACTACCACCTTTTACACCATTGGTGACATTCAGATCACTCTAGACCTAATGCTCCAAATCAAGGAAGCATCCGAGAAGCGAGCTCTTATTTTGAAAGCTATTGAAAATTATGTGTTGGCAAATCCCGGTGCCTAA
- the LOC105796866 gene encoding major allergen Pru ar 1, which yields MGGFAKEVEVSTSLPPAKAFKAFAEDLDTLLPKVAPQAIKSVERLKGDSIPGTIKKITFAEGYGFSYAKHRVDVLDKDNLLYTYVVIESDFFNNMVEKISYETKFVAAADGGTSIKVNTTFYTIGDIQITPDLMLQIKEASEKRALILKAIENYVLANPGV from the exons ATGGGTGGTTTTGCAAAAGAAGTAGAGGTTAGTACATCACTTCCCCCAGCCAAGGCATTTAAGGCATTTGCTGAAGATCTAGACACCCTATTGCCCAAGGTTGCCCCACAAGCAATCAAGAGTGTGGAACGCCTTAAAGGAGATAGTATCCCTGGAACTATAAAGAAGATCACCTTTGCTGAAG GGTATGGATTCAGTTATGCGAAACACAGAGTAGATGTGTTAGACAAAGACAACTTGTTGTACACTTACGTTGTGATCGAAAGCGACTTTTTTAACAACATGGTGGAGAAAATCAGCTACGAGACAAAGTTTGTAGCAGCAGCAGATGGAGGAACAAGTATTAAGGTAAATACCACCTTTTACACCATTGGTGACATTCAGATCACTCCAGACCTAATGCTCCAAATCAAGGAAGCATCCGAGAAGCGAGCCCTTATTTTGAAAGCTATAGAGAATTATGTGTTGGCAAATCCCGGTGTCTAA